ATCGCCACATAGTCTTCAATCAGGGTGCAATGGCTGTCGCCGGCCTTGGCCAACACCAAGCAACGGGGCTGACTGATTGCCGGTTGATCCGCCGTGGCCACATGTAGCAGGTGAATAGGTTTGGCTACCTGCACGCGGCGTTCCAGCTCAATCACCACACCATCGTTCAGGCCGGCCGTATTCAGCACCGAGAAGGCATCCTGGCTGCCTTGTTGGCCCAGGTGGCTCGCCAGGCGCTCCCGATCGGTCACGGCCGCCAGCGAGCTGATCGTGACACCATCGGGCAACCCGACCAGATTCGACAGTTCCGGCACAAACCGACCGTTCACCACCACCACCCGCACCGATGCTTCGGGAATGGCAAATGCCGCGATCGCCTCCGGTTGAAGGGTGGTCAGCTCCGGGGCCCGCAACGCGATCGCCAACATGGGCGACAGATCCGTAAACCGCCAATCCTCATCTCGCGTCGAAGGCAACGCCATTTCCTGCGCCACGGCCTGGGCCTGCGATCGCAGCCGCTGCACCAATTCCCAATCGGTTGCCGGAGTGGCCGCCGTCACCGTGGCCAGCAAGCCTGCGTAATAGGTTGATCGCTGGGCTGCCTTGCTCGGTGCTCGATCGCCCGGCGTTGAGTTCGCCGTCAGTGCGTCCAAATCTGCCTTGTTCAAGTCCGTTAAACCACTCAAATCCACGCCCATCGTTACACCCCCACCGGCTGCAACTCGTCTACCCAGTCGTAGCCTTTGGCTTCCAATTCCAGCGCCAATTCCTTATCGCCCGTCATCACGATTTTGCCGTCGTACATGACATGGACATAATCCGGCACAATGTAATCCAGCAGCCGTTGGTAGTGGGTGATCACCAGCATCGCATTCTTTTCGTTTGCCAGTTGATTCACCCCCTCAGCCACAATCCGCAGAGCATCAATATCCAAGCCGGAATCCGTTTCATCCAGCACGGCCAAGGTGGGTTCGAGCAGCGCCATTTGCAGGATTTCGTTGCGCTTTTTCTCACCACCTGAAAAGCCTTGATTCACGCTGCGATCGAGGAAGGACGCATCCATTTGCACCACTTGCAGGCGATCGCGCACCACATCCTCAAAATCAAAGGGATCCACTTCCTCCAATCCCTGGTGTTTACGGCGGGCATTGTAGGACGCGCGCAGAAAATCCAGGTTGGAAACCCCGGGAATTTCTACCGGGTATTGGAAGGCCAAGAACACCCCCGATCGGGCCCGTTCTTCCGCTTCTAATTCCAAGAGGTTTTGTCCTTCAAAGACCACCTCGCCACCGGTCACCTCGTAGGCCGGATGTCCTGCCAGAATTTTGGAAAATGTACTTTTTCCAGAGCCATTGCGACCCATAATCGCGTGAATTTCGCCGGCCTTAATTTCCAGGTTCAGGCCCTTCAAAATCGGCGTGTCATTCACATTGGCGGTGAGGTTTTTGACCGAAAGGACGGTCGGTGCATTATCAACAATCATCGTGGCCCTTCAACCCTCAAAAACAGGCTTCCAATTCAATAAACAAGCTCAACAGACAAGCTCAACAGACAGGTTCAACAAACAGGTTCAACAAACAAGGGACTTAGAGCCTGTCGTCATTTCCCTCGCCGTAGGGGTTGGGTCTCCCAACCCTAACCCGGGCGATCGCTCTAACCTTGTTCACCCCTGGGAACACCCAAGAATCACGGGAACTGGGCGGGGAGACCCTGCCCCTACGACTGCTCGGTTGGGAGAACGAGGTCATCAGGGTTTCAGGCGATTTGACGACACACCTTAAGCCCCTTGTTTCCAATCCCGATCGACCCAGTGCCGTTAGCCCACCGAGCCTTCCAACTTCAGGCTAAGGAGTTTGTCGGCTTCCACCGCAAATTCCATGGGCAACTGGTTAAACACATCCTTACAGAAGCCCGAAATCATCATTGAAACGGCATCTTCGGCAGAAATACCCCGTTGCGCCAAATAGAACAATTGGTCTTCGCCAATCTTGGACGTGGTGGCTTCGTGCTCCACCCTGGCCAACTCGTTCTGCACCTGGATGTAGGGATAGGTGTTGGCTTGGGCATTGCTGCCAATCAACATCGAATCACATTGGGAATAGTTGCGCGCCCCATCGGCATTGGGCCCCACTTTCACCAGGCCGCGGTAGCTGTTTTTGGACTTGCCTGCCGAAATGCCCTTCGAGACGATCGTGCTGCGGGTGTTTTTGCCGATATGCACCATCTTCGTGCCGGTGTCGGCCTGTTGACAGTTATTGGTGAGGGCAACGGAATAGAACTCCCCGATCGAGTTATCACCCACCAGCACACAACTGGGATATTTCCAAGTGATGGCTGATCCCGTTTCCACCTGTGTCCAAGAAATTTTGGAATTCCTGCCTTTGCAGAGGCCGCGCTTGGTCACGAAGTTATAAATTCCGCCCTTCCCGTTCGCATCCCCGGCATACCAGTTTTGCACCGTGGAATATTTGATGCTGGCATTGTCCAGGGCCACCAATTCCACCACCGCCGCATGGAGTTGGTTGCTGTCATACATAGGAGCCGTGCAACCTTCCAAATAGCTGACGGAGCTGCCTTCTTCAGCCACAATCAACGTCCGCTCAAACTGACCGGAATCCCCGTTGTTGATGCGGAAGTAGGTGGACAATTCCATGGGGCATTCAACGCCCTTGGGAATGTAGACAAAGGAGCCATCGCTAAACACAGCGGAGTTGAGGGCTGCAAAGTAGTTGTCCGCGATCGGGACAACGCTGCCCAAATATTTTTTAACCAGCTCCGGATGCTCCTTGAGGGCCTCAGAAATGGGGCAGAAAATTACCCCATGTTCTGCGAGCTTTTCGCGGAAAGTGGTGGCCACGGAAACGCTGTCAAAGATGGCATCCACCGCCACATTAGCCAGCCGCTTTTGCTCCGAAAGGGGAATTCCCAACTTCTCGAAGGTTTCGAGCAGGGTCGGATCAACTTCATCTAGGCTCTGCTTCTTCTGCGTTTGCTTCGGAGCGGAGTAGTAAATGATGTCTTGATAGTTGATCGAGGGATAGTTCACATCGGGCCAGGTCGGCTCCGTCATCTTCAGCCACTGGCGGTAGGCCCGCAGCCGAAATTCCAGCATGAACTCTGGCTCGTTTTTCTTGGCCGAAATGGCGTAGATTGTCTCTTCACTCAGACCCCGAGGCAGGGTATCTGACTCGATGTCGGTGACGAAGCCGTACTTATAGGGTTGGTTAACGAGGGTGCTGACGGATGCGCTCATGGCTCGTGGGGACTGGCGTTCTTCTCGGAGGGGGCGGGGGCCATCGGCGGAATGGACGATCGCACCTTTGGCTACCGGGGCGATCGAACGGATTGTAACCACTCACCGCGCGGAAAATCGCGGGAGTTGGCAGCGCTAGCGCATGTTTAGGATTTCGTCGAGGCCGATTTCCTGCTGCTCGCCCCGGAAATCATTGTCAGGGGTTAGAAACAACATGCAGTGACATTCATAGCGCTCGCGCATGGGCACACAAGGACAGTTCCAATAGGCAGCGGCCACTTCGGCTTCCTTGTCTTCGTAGTGCCGACAGGGGCAAAGGGGCGAGCCGAGTTCGTCCTTGTGGCGGGCGAGACCTTCGATCACGACAGCGGTCACGCCCGGATCAGCGCAAAAGTAAGTGCCGGTACGTTTGGCGTAGCTTTCAGCGAACTTCCGAACTGCATCAAGGCTCTTTTCGCTGGCGTGGGTCGTTGCATTGTCCATGTCGGCGGGTCTCTAGAAATTAACGGTGGGGTTTGTATAATGACCTTGATTGCTAAAACAACTTGATTGTTGCGTAATCGTCTTTAGCGTACTTTAGCAACGCAAAAGTTGTCAAAGCCTGAGCGATCGAGGCCAGAATATAACAATAGGCTGTTTTCTTAACCGGTTGTTTTGAACGGGCCGATTCACGGTCGATCGACTGGCTGCCGCTGCCGAATGCTGCCCAATCCACGATCCACGGTCTGAGCGAATGAGTGCTCTTCAGCAAGCGTCCACGAAGCATGACATTTTGAAATACCTCCTCCAGCAGGGAGAAGCCACGGCCCAACGGCTGGCGGAGGCGCTGGGCATCAGTCCACAGGCCACCCGTCGCCACCTGAAGGATCTCGAAAGCGAGGGGCTGATTTTGCACGAGGCAGCCAGGGGCGGCACGGGTCGTCCCCAGCACCTTTATCGGTTGAGTCCGGCGGGGCGATCGCAATTTCCCGACAACTACGATGAATTTGCCGTGGATTTGCTCCACACCCTGACCGAAACGATCGGGAATGACCAAGTGCAGTCCCTGCTGCGGCAACAGTGGGTGCGCAAGGCCTTGGACTACCGCCGACATCTGGGCGCGGGAAATTTGCGCGATCGGGTGGCTCGGTTGGTGGACTTGCGCCGCGCCGAGGGCTACATGGCCGAGTGGGAAGCGATCGAGCCGGAAGCCGACGGCCACCCACGCTACTTGCTGGTGGAACACAACTGCGCCATTTCCACCGTGGCCGAGTCCTATCCCGGTGTTTGTGCCCATGAGTTGGAAATGTTCGCGATCGCCCTCCAGGGTTGCAAGGTGGAGCGCACCCACTGGATTGTGGGCGGCGAGCACCGTTGTGGCTACTCCATCCAAGAGTCGGAAACCACCCCCACCCCCGCAACCCGCGCCAACTAGACTCGCTCCACCCGGCCCCACAACCAGAGGGGCGCGATCAAGAAGAGGCGCAATAAGGAAGGGCGCGATAAAGAGAGGTGCGATCAAGGTGCAAGCGATCAGGTCAGAAATCGGGCTAAGGTTAACTAGCGGGGGGTTGCCGATTGCAGCGCGCCTGTTCAACTCCGCCTGTTAATCCCACCCATTCCAGCCCGCCCATTACATCTCGGGTGCTGTCTCCCCAATCTGGGTGAACTGTGCCGAGCGATCGCGATGGAAACCATCCGCCTCGATGCCTATGCCGCTGAACAATCCTATGAATCCTCAGGGTTTGGAGTTTTTGACCCCCGAAGAGTCTGCAAAGGTCGATGCGGCTCTGTTGTCTCAGCCCGAAAAGTTTTTAACGCGGTTGACCCTCTCGTCTTTGAAACTGCTGCGCTACATTGCCGAGGACGAGGGCGTGGCGATCGAAGCGTTAACCCATGATCAGGTGATTGCTTGGTTTGAGCGCGACGCAAAGCGTAAGCGTGAGCAGGGAATTGATGCAACAGTGCTGAAGTGGGATGTTTAGATCGGTTTACAGACCTGTTCTGGCGGGTCTGTTTTTGATAGATTTTGGGTCTAATTTCCTTTTGAATTGCCTTTCAATTTCCCTTTTAGCTTCAACTTCACGTTCAATTTAAGTTCAATTTCACGTTCAATTCCCACTCTAATCCCAACTCTAATTCCCGATTTACAACAACACCATGCTTGACTGGCTCCACACCCTTCTGGGTCACGATCATCACGCCCTGTCCCAATCGATCCAAGCAAGTTGGCAGTTTGGGTTTTCTGCCTTGCAAACCAGCCCTGCCAGTGAATTTTTGCGGGGCTATTGTGTCCAAATCTGTGCCTTTTTGGTTCCGGCCAATTTGTTGGCGACGATTCAAGCGTTGGTGATGATGGTGATCGATCGCCCTCTGCGCGATCGATTGGTAATTGGTTTGGTTGGCAGTCTTTACGCCACCTTGATGGTGTTGCATGTGGCAACCTGGTTTGCGGTGGGCGTGGTGATGGCTCCGACCTATGTATTGCTGTCGTTGGCGGTGGTTTGTTTGGTGATGAATGGAGCAATCATTGGAAAAGCAGTTCGATCGAGATCCAACTTGAGCACCTCCGTCGCCGCTTCGGCCCCAGCTCTCTAGAACTGCACCATTAAAACTGCTAGGACTGCACCAATCAAACTGCACCAATCGATACCCATCGATAAAGGCCAGATAGAGATGCCTTTTGCATAGGCACAAGTTCAAACCGATCACCATCCTTAAAGGATCAACCCAAAAAAACTCCAAAGGTCAACCCAAAAAACAGACAAGGGGCTTAAGCCCCTTGCCCCCATCATCTTGTCAGCCCACAATCTTGCTGTGGAAGAATCAGGGCTGTCATCAATTGAATGAACCTGAATGAACCCAGATCAGCTTGACCTAGATCAAACCTAGATCAGCTTGATGGCCCGCAGGGTGAACATCATGCCCGCTGCCACGCCCAACATGCCGCCAAAGAAGATGAAATAAGTAATTGCGCCAGACATGGGCCAAGCCTCCCAATGGATTCTGAAAAATGGGTTAGTCCCTAACCATTGAACCATCCCGCGCTAAAATACGGCCCGCTCTGGTTTTTTGCCGTTCGTTCACTGTTGCTGGCGCAATTGCGCTTTGGGTTATGGCCGCTACGATTCGCGTAAATTTACCCCAAAATGCCTACGACATCGCGATCGGGGCGGGCTTGCTCGATCATGTGGGCGATTGGATGCGCGAGCGAGCGACCCAAACCAATCCCAAGGTTTTGCTGGTCTCAAACCCGCAAATCTTCAAGCGCTATGGCGATCGGGTGATCGCGTCTCTGCGGGCCGCGGGCTACCAAGTCCAAAGCTGCATTTTGCCCGCTGGTGAGCGCTACAAAACCCCCAGCTCTCTCCAAAAAATTTACGATGCGGCGCTCGATTTCCGTTTGGAGCGATCGAGCGTCATGTTGGCGCTGGGCGGCGGAGTGATTGGCGACATGACCGGGTTTGCGGCCGCCACTTGGTTACGGGGCATCGCCTTTGTTCAAGTGCCCACCTCGCTGTTGGCCATGGTGGATGCCGCGATAGGGGGCAAAACCGGCATTAACCATCCCCGAGGCAAAAACCTGATTGGGGCGTTTCACCAACCGAGGCTGGTGTTGATTGATCCCGAGGTGTTGGCCACCCTGCCGGTGCGGGAATTGCGGGCGGGCATGGCGGAGGTGATTAAATACGGCATTATCTGGGATCCAGATCTGTTCGATCGGCTGGAAGCGGCCCCACGCCTCGATCGATTTGCCGCCATTCAACCCCTGTTGGGCGAAATTTTGCAGCGATCCTGTCAAGCCAAGGCCGATGTGGTGGCCCAAGACGAAAAAGAAGGGGGCCTGCGGGCCATCCTCAACTATGGCCACACGATCGGCCATGCGATCGAGTCCTTGACCAACTACCGCTTGGTGAACCACGGGGAAGCCGTGGCGATCGGGATGGTGGCGGCGGCTGAGTTGGCGGCCAAAATGGGCCTGTGGGATGGGGGCAACTGTGCCCGACAACTGGCGGTGATTCAAAAAACGGCCCTGCCCGATCGCGTGCCGGCCAGCCTAGATCCGGGAGCAATCGCTGACTCCTTGCTGTTAGATAAAAAAGTCAAAGACGGCAAAGTTCGCTTCATCTTGCCCACTCGGATCGGAGCCGTTGAAATGGTTGATCAAGTTCCCGCTGATGTGTTGTACCCAGTGCTGCGAGCCTTACAGGGTTAACAGCGGGGCCCCTGAGCACCGGTCTCTGGCTGGATGCTGGCTTTTCCCGGGTTCGGTCAGTGTTCGGCCAAATGTAGTAGACTCTGCCTGACGCGGGTTCTCGTTGCATTCTGAAACGTTGGTAGCCCCATGTTCCCGTATTTGTTTCATTTCATTGCGTTTCTGGCGGCGGCGGCCATTGTGATGTGGACAACGCCGATCGTCCGGGCTGCGGGCCTCAAAACTGGGCGCTTTGATCTCCCCAACGAGCGTAAAATGCACGATCGCCCCATGGTTCGACTGGGGGGAATTTCGATCTTTTGCGGCGCGATCGCAGCTCTCGGTCTGGTGTGGTGGCTGGGCGGCTTTGAAACCGCCAGTTCCCACAAAATCAATGAAATTATTGGTGTTTTAGGGGGCGGGATCGCCTTTTTTGCGATCGGGCTTGCGGATGACCTCTATGGCCTTTCTCCCTTCACGCGCCTGGCCATCCAAACCGCCGTCGCCACCGTCTGTTGGCATGTGGGCGTTAGCATCGACTTCCTCACAATTCCCGGCTTGGGCCTGGTGCAATTGGGCTGGCTGAGCTTGCCCATCACCGTCCTCTGGTTAGTGGGCATGGTGAACGCCATCAACTGGATTGACGGTCTGGATGGTTTGGCGGCCGGCGTTTCCGGCATTTCCGCCACCGTCATGATGTTTGTGGCTCTGTTTATGAACCAGCCGGCCGTGGGCCTGATTGCCGCGGCCTTGGCGGGTGCGGCCCTCGGATTTTTGCGCTACAACTTCAACCCTGCCCAAATCTTTATGGGAGACGGGGGAGCCTATTTTATGGGCTTTGTGCTGGCGGGGGTAGGGGCGATCGGCCTGGTGAAGGTGACCGCCGTAACTTCTGTGCTGCTGCCTTACCTGATTCTGGCGGTTCCGTTGCTGGATATGTCGGCGGTCATTCTCGATCGCCTGCGCAACGGTAAGCTGCCTTGGATTGCCGACAAGCGACACTTACACCACCGCCTTTTGGATGCCGGCCTGTCCCATCGGGCGGCCGTTTTGTTTATTTATGCCCTGACCCTGTGGGTGGGAACCCTGGCTCTGGCTTTTTCCGGAATGCCCAGCGGTCTTGGCTATGCCCTCGCGGCCACCGCCGTCTTGAGCTACATGGGCTGGCAAGTTTGGCGACAGGCCAAAAACCCCTCCTAGGACTGACCGGATGGATCCGATCGCCCTACTGATCGGCCTGGGGCTGGGCGGAGCGATCGGCTGGTGGGGGCGTGCTGCTTGGCGATCGCCCAAACCCGATTCATCGCCCTCCTTGGATCAGCTTCAGCATTACCTGTGGCAGTGGCACGATCGCCACGCTCAATCCTTAGATCTGTCACTCGATCGACAGACAACCCTAGAACAGCACTTGCAAGCCTTGGGTGATCGGTTAGGGGCGATCGAGCAACAGCTCAACACCTTGCCCGCCGTCTCGATCGACCCCGAACCCGCCCCCCTAGCCTCAGAGGTCGGGTTCGATTACCTGCCCCTCAACGACTTACTCGGCAATGGACAATGGCAAGCCGCCGACACCGCCACCCGAGACTATTTGCTAGCGGCCTTGGGCAAATCAACCCGGGATTCCCTCACCCCCGACGATCTCCAGCACCTGCCGCTCACGGACTTAGCCACCATCAACCAGCTTTGGGCCTATTGGAGCGGTGGTCGGTTTGGTTGGACAGCTCAACAGGCCGCCTGGCAAGCGGCCCAAGGCGACTATGGGCAATTTTGCGATCGGGTTGGTTGGCGCAAAGGCGAATCCTGGTGCTACGCTGACGAACTTTCCTTCCGCGACAATGCACCCATCGGCCATTTGCCCACCATTGTTTGGACAAAACGCGCCTGCTATGGCCTAGGAGCCGTTCCCGTGTCGAGCCTGTTGGCCGCCCTGCTCGATCGCCTGGCTCAGGCCGATCGCTGAAGCCCGTCTGGGCCACGGCGAATTCCCCAAAAGCGAAGGACTACGAGCAATTCACCCATCAACCAACCCATAAACCAACCTATCAACCAGCTCATCAACACCATCTAAAATTTGATTGGAATCCCCAGAAAAAACGGTAGATAACCAGTATTACTCAGGATTTTTGTATATAAATTTCCGTAGTAAAACTATTGATTATCAAAACTTATCCATGACTTA
The window above is part of the Limnothrix sp. FACHB-406 genome. Proteins encoded here:
- the sufD gene encoding Fe-S cluster assembly protein SufD, producing the protein MGVDLSGLTDLNKADLDALTANSTPGDRAPSKAAQRSTYYAGLLATVTAATPATDWELVQRLRSQAQAVAQEMALPSTRDEDWRFTDLSPMLAIALRAPELTTLQPEAIAAFAIPEASVRVVVVNGRFVPELSNLVGLPDGVTISSLAAVTDRERLASHLGQQGSQDAFSVLNTAGLNDGVVIELERRVQVAKPIHLLHVATADQPAISQPRCLVLAKAGDSHCTLIEDYVAIGQGGYCTNSVMEVVLGNCATLHHVRLQREGEQAIHIGKTAISQDWNSHYTLTTISQGASIARHSIDIAQTGPGTETILNGLSVATGEQLTDTHSSLVLSHPHGTADQLHKCIADDRGHTVFNGRVFVDHDAQQTNAAQLNRNLLLSPKARVDTKPQLEIIADDVKCSHGSTVSQLEETELFYCRSRGLDLATARSLLLDGFAGEILDRLPIASLRSTLARQIAQRINPGSAS
- the sufC gene encoding Fe-S cluster assembly ATPase SufC; this translates as MIVDNAPTVLSVKNLTANVNDTPILKGLNLEIKAGEIHAIMGRNGSGKSTFSKILAGHPAYEVTGGEVVFEGQNLLELEAEERARSGVFLAFQYPVEIPGVSNLDFLRASYNARRKHQGLEEVDPFDFEDVVRDRLQVVQMDASFLDRSVNQGFSGGEKKRNEILQMALLEPTLAVLDETDSGLDIDALRIVAEGVNQLANEKNAMLVITHYQRLLDYIVPDYVHVMYDGKIVMTGDKELALELEAKGYDWVDELQPVGV
- the sufB gene encoding Fe-S cluster assembly protein SufB codes for the protein MSASVSTLVNQPYKYGFVTDIESDTLPRGLSEETIYAISAKKNEPEFMLEFRLRAYRQWLKMTEPTWPDVNYPSINYQDIIYYSAPKQTQKKQSLDEVDPTLLETFEKLGIPLSEQKRLANVAVDAIFDSVSVATTFREKLAEHGVIFCPISEALKEHPELVKKYLGSVVPIADNYFAALNSAVFSDGSFVYIPKGVECPMELSTYFRINNGDSGQFERTLIVAEEGSSVSYLEGCTAPMYDSNQLHAAVVELVALDNASIKYSTVQNWYAGDANGKGGIYNFVTKRGLCKGRNSKISWTQVETGSAITWKYPSCVLVGDNSIGEFYSVALTNNCQQADTGTKMVHIGKNTRSTIVSKGISAGKSKNSYRGLVKVGPNADGARNYSQCDSMLIGSNAQANTYPYIQVQNELARVEHEATTSKIGEDQLFYLAQRGISAEDAVSMMISGFCKDVFNQLPMEFAVEADKLLSLKLEGSVG
- a CDS encoding ferredoxin-thioredoxin reductase catalytic domain-containing protein, which translates into the protein MDNATTHASEKSLDAVRKFAESYAKRTGTYFCADPGVTAVVIEGLARHKDELGSPLCPCRHYEDKEAEVAAAYWNCPCVPMRERYECHCMLFLTPDNDFRGEQQEIGLDEILNMR
- the sufR gene encoding iron-sulfur cluster biosynthesis transcriptional regulator SufR yields the protein MSALQQASTKHDILKYLLQQGEATAQRLAEALGISPQATRRHLKDLESEGLILHEAARGGTGRPQHLYRLSPAGRSQFPDNYDEFAVDLLHTLTETIGNDQVQSLLRQQWVRKALDYRRHLGAGNLRDRVARLVDLRRAEGYMAEWEAIEPEADGHPRYLLVEHNCAISTVAESYPGVCAHELEMFAIALQGCKVERTHWIVGGEHRCGYSIQESETTPTPATRAN
- a CDS encoding cytochrome b6-f complex subunit PetL encodes the protein MSGAITYFIFFGGMLGVAAGMMFTLRAIKLI
- the aroB gene encoding 3-dehydroquinate synthase; its protein translation is MAATIRVNLPQNAYDIAIGAGLLDHVGDWMRERATQTNPKVLLVSNPQIFKRYGDRVIASLRAAGYQVQSCILPAGERYKTPSSLQKIYDAALDFRLERSSVMLALGGGVIGDMTGFAAATWLRGIAFVQVPTSLLAMVDAAIGGKTGINHPRGKNLIGAFHQPRLVLIDPEVLATLPVRELRAGMAEVIKYGIIWDPDLFDRLEAAPRLDRFAAIQPLLGEILQRSCQAKADVVAQDEKEGGLRAILNYGHTIGHAIESLTNYRLVNHGEAVAIGMVAAAELAAKMGLWDGGNCARQLAVIQKTALPDRVPASLDPGAIADSLLLDKKVKDGKVRFILPTRIGAVEMVDQVPADVLYPVLRALQG
- a CDS encoding MraY family glycosyltransferase; its protein translation is MFPYLFHFIAFLAAAAIVMWTTPIVRAAGLKTGRFDLPNERKMHDRPMVRLGGISIFCGAIAALGLVWWLGGFETASSHKINEIIGVLGGGIAFFAIGLADDLYGLSPFTRLAIQTAVATVCWHVGVSIDFLTIPGLGLVQLGWLSLPITVLWLVGMVNAINWIDGLDGLAAGVSGISATVMMFVALFMNQPAVGLIAAALAGAALGFLRYNFNPAQIFMGDGGAYFMGFVLAGVGAIGLVKVTAVTSVLLPYLILAVPLLDMSAVILDRLRNGKLPWIADKRHLHHRLLDAGLSHRAAVLFIYALTLWVGTLALAFSGMPSGLGYALAATAVLSYMGWQVWRQAKNPS
- a CDS encoding GUN4 domain-containing protein yields the protein MDPIALLIGLGLGGAIGWWGRAAWRSPKPDSSPSLDQLQHYLWQWHDRHAQSLDLSLDRQTTLEQHLQALGDRLGAIEQQLNTLPAVSIDPEPAPLASEVGFDYLPLNDLLGNGQWQAADTATRDYLLAALGKSTRDSLTPDDLQHLPLTDLATINQLWAYWSGGRFGWTAQQAAWQAAQGDYGQFCDRVGWRKGESWCYADELSFRDNAPIGHLPTIVWTKRACYGLGAVPVSSLLAALLDRLAQADR